The segment GGCATTACTGAATCGCCCGACGGCCGGGTAATTTTCGTCAACATTCAGCACCCCGGCGAAAATAGCGAGTCGGCTACTGACCCGGCGCTATTTACCAGCCACTGGCCCGATGGCGGCAATGCCCGCCCCCGCTCGGCGACGGTGGTGATCACCCGCAACGACGGCGGCAGAATCGCGGTGTAGCTGTTCTGGCGCTGCCATTCAGTCTGTACAACTGGGTTGGGGAATTTGCGATCGCAAATTCCCCAACCCAGTTATTTCTCTAGCCGGACGACGTACCACTGCATGGCTTCACCGGGGCTGAGTTCAAATTCGCAGGCGGTGTCGCGCAGGTGGCGGGCCTGCTCGGCAGCGGTGGTAAAACGCTGGAGGTCGCGGGGCAGATCCGCCTGGCGATCGCCCAGCAGCCCCGTCAGCCGCTCCAGCAGCTCCTCGGGGGTGAGAAATTCTTCAGCGGTGCCGGGCATGAGGACGACGAACATCTCCCCTTGGTACATAATGGCATCGGGCATGGCGGGCTCCTCAGAGATTGGGAGGGATTTAGTTTGATCCTATAGCTGTAGCCAGTCTG is part of the Nodosilinea sp. PGN35 genome and harbors:
- a CDS encoding chlororespiratory reduction protein 7 encodes the protein MPDAIMYQGEMFVVLMPGTAEEFLTPEELLERLTGLLGDRQADLPRDLQRFTTAAEQARHLRDTACEFELSPGEAMQWYVVRLEK